A single region of the Salvia miltiorrhiza cultivar Shanhuang (shh) chromosome 8, IMPLAD_Smil_shh, whole genome shotgun sequence genome encodes:
- the LOC131000881 gene encoding uncharacterized protein LOC131000881: MSRREDRSSESKRHRSRFDREPSPKRSRRDGKPETEKPPGEPDLDKDRSDRDHRHHRRLPGPPPLECGNMNRESERGADAHKAVAKRSSDPTKIPQSRSYFQHDDRNSAGQNGRGFSRRADSERGWWSDPKEQRNDKSTDKTASIDAQLKDEKSKDNREGSHVWRHDGYFEMEGNQKPPTRRRPSFREQKIPADPDKSSKAAGDPVLPNPQDHAIDGGRRNDRGHNSRFSDRPERPVAGGRELNKAQSWRGNFSSGDRFNANSRQRGRDRFVARQGNHPTGGRVEKWKHDLYDEANRSPPPKNEEDQISKIESLLAS; encoded by the exons ATGTCACGTCGAGAAGACCGTAGCTCGGAATCGAAGCGCCACCGTTCGCGCTTCGACCGTGAACCGAG CCCCAAGAGATCTAGGAGAGATGGTAAACCGGAGACTGAAAAGCCGCCGGGCGAGCCGGACTTGGATAAGGACCGGTCGGACCGGGATCATCGGCACCACCGCCGGCTTCCAGGTCCACCGCCACTTGAATGTGGAAACATGAACAGAGAATCTGAAAGGGGGGCTGATGCACATAAAGCAGTAGCCAAACGTTCTTCTGATCCTACGAAAATACCTCAGTCGCGGTCGTACTTTCag CACGATGACCGTAATAGTGCTGGGCAGAACGGAAGAGGCTTCAGCCGCAGGGCAGACAGTG AACGTGGATGGTGGTCTGATCCTAAGGAACAGCGAAATGATAAGTCTACCGATAAAACTGCGTCAATTGATGCTCAGCTAAAGGATGAAAAATCTAAAGACAACAGAGAAGGCAGTCATGTGTGGCGCCATGATGGGTACTTTGAAATGGAAGGTAATCAAAAACCTCCTACACGTAGAAGGCCTTCTTTCAGAGAGCAGAAGATCCCTGCTGATCCGGATAAAAGCAGCAAAGCTGCTGGTGATCCAGTGCTGCCAAACCCACAAGATCATGCCATAGACGGTGGAAGAAGAAACGACAGAGGGCATAACTCTCGGTTCTCTGACAGACCTGAAAGACCAGTTGCAGGGGGAAGAGAGTTGAACAAGGCTCAATCTTGGAGAGGTAACTTCTCATCAGGAGATAGATTTAACGCCAACAGTAGGCAGAGAGGCAGAGATAGATTCGTTGCTAGGCAAGGCAATCATCCAACTGGGGGCCGTGTTGAGAAATGGAAGCACGACCTTTATGATGAGGCCAACAGGAGTCCACCCCCGAAGAATGAAGAAGATCAGATTTCCAAAATCGAGTCCCTCCTGGCTTCGTAA